The Toxoplasma gondii ME49 chromosome XII, whole genome shotgun sequence genome includes a region encoding these proteins:
- a CDS encoding hypothetical protein (encoded by transcript TGME49_218900), giving the protein MKSCMGNAQQAEDWCTDFCGTEQCGILSISSRPPSSCRDSCSDWSDGGTAAENSDSREVTGSASSVLSTHWRLRESQQKPVDYERDVVVAVPESATCTGNTSPAEATTTSSAPPLPLFASEEDEANKIACMILEENATSQSWKSSMKKRISASRSSGSTDERSSAVPRFTSPACAPNSDSLGKGMPNIHGGENGKMHDESYSHLQRSEEGPSPRGAARSKPSLLQFEDDSQIFSDELQRSLAHVCRTAELNFFNMTAGMQRRMAEQLRVEQQQHELRLRESRAEVEATRAELIGMRSAKEATEDQLMRVFAYVRRRLLRQEGRERQETTFKAWLTFVEREKATRHLTRLFEAQRIYRKLQRAFHSWRAQCFRATAERQKERATQAAQEAAERQIAALQSERRKETQVLIETRQKLRQEAFQRQQLQRTLQILFLQGATAVCSAPVSGDSKMVTRTPFSETPLDVHPGIHTQNSRLPPQGSTTHGPDVSSVRTTSYPGEIKSPFLTSANISKAAHATAPFSLIGLADSSETYLRANIALQAAAAAPSKPSLSDQQQPGRSECSGLLPSTSIGVPASPVANVQVPYSITAHAVGANRFAQPPTEATEQRQSGIRPPMSHKIQPSGDCNLAVVGRTIGSTSPRVDTHQLNVPACHMFSEHIPDPDERDTKGPRPHPPFLIYPSFTSQGVEALLQPVNIQYRGQTPRFASLDSDQFTKTAMQGAPERVTGSELQLGRGIPPTQHWVLGKAEKLPVGEHGIYRDAGTCQQGTQSDASGINNHTNTSLLESQKAGASTPPRPSSEVYSWRTRDRPHRYEVREKEFGRVPTRMRVSTPTNISKNKASRLGRISPPATENLTPAPPVPCYVTESSGFGFPSQVTFGPTAASFANKKTEKSTFTATRECRVKPNLSKKQANWTRSNTPGS; this is encoded by the coding sequence ATGAAATCTTGCATGGGGAATGCACAGCAAGCAGAGGACTGGTGCACTGATTTTTGCGGTACCGAGCAGTGTGGTATTCTTTCTATTTCGTCGAGGCCACCGTCGTCCTGTCGGGACAGCTGCTCAGATTGGAGTGATGGAGGAACAGCAGCAGAGAATAGTGATTCAAGAGAGGTGACTGGTAGCGCAAGTTCTGTACTATCCACACACTGGCGCCTCCGAGAATCACAGCAAAAGCCCGTCGACTACGAACGAGATGTCGTAGTGGCAGTTCCAGAGTCTGCAACTTGCACAGGTAATACATCACCTGCTGAGGCGACTACAACCAGCTCAGCGCCTCCTCTGCCACTCTTTGCttcggaagaagacgaggcgaaCAAAATCGCATGCATGATATTGGAAGAGAACGCTACTTCCCAAAGCTGGAAGTCCTCGATGAAAAAGAGGATATCCGCGTCACGAAGCTCAGGGAGCACCGATGAGAGGAGTTCTGCGGTACCTCGCTTCACGTCTCCCGCATGCGCGCCGAACTCGGATTCCTTAGGAAAAGGCATGCCAAACATACATGGAGGTGAAAATGGCAAGATGCATGACGAGAGTTACTCTCATCTTCAACGCTCTGAAGAAGGACCATCTCCTCGTGGTGCTGCACGGAGCAAGCCGTCGCTGCTTCAGTTCGAAGACGACTCGCAGATTTTCTCGGACGAGTTGCAACGATCTCTCGCACACGTTTGCCGGACAGCTGAGCTCAATTTCTTCAACATGACAGCCGGCATGCAGCGACGAATGGCAGAACAGCTCCGTGTCGAACAGCAGCAACATGAATTGAGGCTgagggagagcagagcaGAAGTTGAGGCTACACGAGCTGAGCTTATTGGAATGCGCTCGGCGAAGGAAGCAACTGAAGACCAGTTAATGCGCGTCTTCGCCTACGTCCGACGCCGCCTTCTGCGTCAAGagggacgcgagagacaggaaaccaCCTTCAAAGCATGGCTTACATTTGTGGAGCGTGAAAAGGCAACACGCCATTTGACCCGACTGTTCGAAGCTCAACGAATATATCGAAAGCTACAACGTGCCTTTCACTCATGGAGAGCTCAGTGCTTCCGGGCAACTGCggagcgacagaaagaacggGCGACCCAGGCAGCCCAGGAGGCAGCTGAGCGCCAGATAGCCGCCCTGCAATccgaaaggagaaaagagacacaagtGCTCATCGAGACGCGCCAGAAGCTCCGACAGGAAGCTTTTCAACGTCAACAGCTGCAAAGGACGTTGCAGATTCTGTTCCTCCAAGGTGCCACAGCCGTATGCAGTGCGCCCGTGAGCGGAGACTCAAAAATGGTCACTAGGACCCCCTTTTCGGAAACGCCTTTAGACGTTCATCCTGGTATTCACACCCAGAATTCTCGGCTTCCCCCTCAGGGTTCCACGACCCACGGCCCTGATGTATCGTCCGTCAGGACAACATCCTACCCTGGTGAAATAAAGAGTCCTTTTCTCACATCAGCAAATATCTCGAAGGCTGCACATGCAACTGCCCCATTTTCTCTGATAGGGCTGGCGGATTCCTCAGAGACATACTTGCGAGCAAACATCGCATTACaggctgccgctgctgcacCGTCAAAACCATCACTTTCAGACCAGCAACAGCCGGGAAGGAGCGAGTGCAGTGGACTACTTCCTAGCACATCAATCGGCGTTCCAGCTTCCCCTGTTGCTAACGTGCAGGTGCCGTACTCCATAACTGCACACGCAGTCGGTGCGAATCGTTTTGCTCAACCTCCTACGGAGGCAAcagagcagaggcagagcggCATCCGCCCTCCCATGTCTCACAAAATCCAGCCTTCCGGAGATTGTAACCTGGCAGTTGTGGGCCGGACTATCGGCTCCACATCTCCTCGTGTAGATACTCACCAGCTCAACGTGCCAGCGTGTCATATGTTCTCAGAGCACATACCGGACCCCgatgagagagacacaaaaggTCCTAGACCTCATCCACCATTTTTGATATATCCCTCCTTCACATCCCAAGGTGTAGAGGCACTACTTCAGCCGGTAAATATACAATATCGAGGTCAAACACCTCGATTTGCGTCCTTGGACTCTGATCAGTTTACAAAGACGGCAATGCAAGGCGCTCCTGAGCGTGTCACAGGATCAGAACTTCAGCTTGGGCGTGGTATCCCCCCCACTCAGCACTGGGTTCTTGGCAAGGCTGAGAAACTCCCAGTGGGGGAACATGGAATTTATCGTGATGCTGGCACGTGCCAACAAGGCACTCAGTCCGATGCCTCTGGGATAAATAACCACACAAACACTTCCCTGTTGGAATCCCAGAAGGCCGGTGCATCAACGCCGCCTAGACCGTCATCGGAAGTGTATTCGTGGCGCACGCGTGATCGGCCTCATAGATACgaagtgagagagaaagaattCGGTCGTGTACCAACACGCATGCGTGTTTCGACGCCAACTAACATCAGCAAGAACAAAGCGTCCCGATTGGGAAGGATCTCCCCGCCCGCGACAGAAAACCTCACCCCAGCACCGCCCGTGCCGTGCTATGTCACTGAATCATCTGGTTTCGGCTTCCCATCTCAGGTTACGTTTGGTCCTACAGCCGCGAGTTTTGCGaacaaaaaaacagagaagtcaACATTTACTGCTACTAGAGAATGTCGTGTGAAACCGAACTTGAGCAAAAAACAGGCAAACTGGACACGCAGCAACACTCCAGGAAGTTGA